One genomic segment of Arachis duranensis cultivar V14167 chromosome 4, aradu.V14167.gnm2.J7QH, whole genome shotgun sequence includes these proteins:
- the LOC107484089 gene encoding uncharacterized protein LOC107484089 — protein MEYLSLCILRMQKGLINAVKEVFPDVHHRFCVWHLWKNFNKQWKDLQLRGLLWDCARCTSQDGFLDIIKKIERVNKEAWEYLNKIKDARAKPIITLLEEVRMYAMRSIARNKVKLNSNTGVLPPIQCSRLEKIRKESKNWVPMWSGDADYEKFEVHGWPTNMVVDLGKRLCTCGFWQLSGMPCVHASAALARAGKRPEDYCHQWLTMEAYNNTYTFHINPIPGQALWEKSPYNRPQAPKFRNKPGPLKKKRRKDADEEPSGSKKLKTKMKRIYKKGRYRCCGEAEHTRRNCPKRAAAEEAAAAAEVAAAEAAVAQPTAANGGEG, from the exons ATGGAGTATCTGAGCCTGTGTATATTGAGGATGCAGAAG GGCCTTATAAATGCAGTTAAGGAGGTTTTTCCAGATGTGCATCACAGATTCTGTGTTTGGCATCTGTGGAAGAACTTCAACAAGCAATGGAAGGATCTCCAGCTTAGAGGGCTACTTTGGGATTGTGCAAGGTGTACTAGCCAAGATGGCTTCCTTGATATCATCAAAAAGATTGAAAGGGTTAATAAGGAAGCCTGGGAGTATTTGAACAA GATCAAAGATGCTAGAGCTAAGCCTATTATCACACTCTTGGAAGAAGTCAGAATGTATGCAATGAGATCGATAGCTAGGAACAAGGTGAAGCTGAATTCGAACACTGGAGTTCTACCTCCTATACAATGCAGCAGGTTAGAAAAGATACGGAAGGAATCAAAAAATTGGGTCCCGATGTGGTCTGGTGACGCAGATTATGAGAAGTTCGAAGTACATGGCTGGCCGACCAACATGGTTGTGGACTTGGGAAAGAGGCTCTGCACATGTGGTTTCTGGCAATTGAGTG GGATGCCATGTGTGCATGCGTCTGCTGCACTGGCAAGGGCTGGTAAGAGACCGGAGGACTACTGTCACCAGTGGTTGACCATGGAAGCATATAACAACACATATACCTTCCATATCAATCCAATTCCAGGTCAAGCACTATGGGAGAAGTCACCATATAACAGACCACAAGCACCAAAATTTAGAAACAAGCCTGGACCActcaagaaaaaaagaagaaaagatgctGATGAGGAGCCAAGTGGGAGTAAGAAGTTAAAGACGAAGAtgaaaagaatatataaaaaaggtCGATATCGTTGTTGTGGCGAAGCAGAACACACGAGAAGGAACTGTCCAAAGAGGGCTGCTGCCGAAGAGGCTGCTGCAGCTGCAGAAGTTGCTGCTGCAGAGGCTGCCGTTGCACAACCCACTGCTGCTAATGGTGGTGAAGGTTAG
- the LOC107484088 gene encoding uncharacterized protein LOC107484088 produces MATTMSPLTTEELHHFHKTDRSLFRFLIFKLRRDITQSLLVMALWLWLEHIGYPNLIHTIMQLQNQPSLVAAAVDEAAACLVFLETENLSSGLGGGGGGGLFLTKKLIQRDISIRIFHERRYTALAGIKSVLKNICSRIFLDILHGNKNILQKRNKNNNHHKYGNVLVITSSKKRHNSNFTNLSTSPGFRHTFFGDIIDMMMTPPPQLVEASSSNLGLLHENNIWNGKRPSDDVCKEDRTMFLTFSRGFPVSEKEVRELFGDECVESVTMGGGGGGNDGRQKLYAVMVLKKVAMVDRILNGKRIAKHHINGKHIWTRKFEFHSYC; encoded by the coding sequence ATGGCTACCACCATGTCTCCACTCACCACCGAAGAGCTCCACCACTTCCACAAAACCGACCGCAGCCTCTTCCGCTTCCTCATCTTCAAACTCCGCCGTGACATCACGCAATCCCTTCTTGTCATGGCCCTGTGGCTATGGCTAGAACACATTGGCTACCCTAACCTCATTCACACTATCATGCAACTACAAAACCAGCCTTCCCTCGTGGCCGCCGCGGTCGACGAGGCCGCCGCATGCCTTGTATTCCTCGAGACAGAAAACCTCAGCAGTGGCCTTGGCGGTGGCGGTGGCGGAGGCTTATTCTTAACGAAAAAGTTAATCCAAAGAGACATCTCAATTAGAATCTTCCATGAGAGAAGGTACACTGCACTTGCCGGAATCAAAAGCGTTCTTAAAAACATATGCAGTAGAATCTTCTTAGACATCTTGCAtggtaataaaaatattctccaaaaaagaaataaaaataataatcatcACAAATATGGCAACGTTCTTGTTATCACGTCATCAAAGAAAAGGCATAATAGTAATTTCACTAATTTGTCTACTTCCCCGGGTTTTCGCCACACTTTCTTTGGCGACATTATTGACATGATGATGACACCACCGCCGCAATTAGTAGAGGCATCATCTTCAAATCTCGGTTTGCTTCATGAGAATAATATATGGAATGGGAAGAGGCCCTCCGATGATGTTTGCAAAGAGGATAGAACAATGTTCTTGACATTCTCTAGAGGCTTTCCGGTGTCGGAGAAGGAAGTCAGAGAATTGTTTGGGGATGAATGTGTGGAGAGTGTAACCATGGGTGGCGGCGGAGGCGGCAACGATGGTCGCCAGAAATTGTATGCGGTGATGGTGCTAAAGAAGGTTGCCATGGTGGATCGGATTCTCAATGGTAAAAGGATTGCAAAGCATCATATTAACGGCAAACATATTTGGACTCgcaagtttgaatttcactctTATTGTTAA